Below is a genomic region from Pseudomonadota bacterium.
GGGCCTCGGCCTTGCCGCCTTGCCCTGCTACCTCGGCGACCGCAACCCGGCGCTGGTGGCTGTGCACCCAGGCGACAGCCGCTACACCTGGGACCTCTGGCTGCTCGCCCACCCCGATGTCCGCCGCAGTGCACGCGTGCACGCCTTTTTTGATTTCGCCGCCACGGCGATCACGGCAGAGCAGCTCGCAACCGGCTGACAGCGCGACCCGGGTGCCGCGCCGGATCACAGCAAAGGGTGTACCCTGCCGCCTGCATGAACGCCGACACTGACACCGCTGCCGTCCGCCGACGCGCGACCCTGATTGCCGTCTTCGTCGCCATCGGCACGCTGATCGGTGTGGTCTACAGCCTCCTGTCCGACGGCGGATTGAGCCTTGGCGCGGCCATCGGCGCCTCGATTGCGGGCGGCATCGCCGTGTTCGAAGTGGGCTACGTGCACCACCCGCGCGGACGCTGGCTGCGGCGGCAGCCGCTCGCGCTGTTCATCGCGTTGTCGGCGGTCGTCTGGGTGTCGGTGATGGCCTTCAGCCTGCAGGTGCTGCCGTTGTGGCTCGGCGACAGCAGCGGCGCGCGTTACACCGACGACGGCACCGTCTTCGTCGACCGCCTGTTCCGCGCCGACATGCTGTTCTCGGTGGCGGTTGGTCTGATCATGACGGCGACCATGCGGTTGCGCAGCCTGGTCGGTGGGCGGCTGCTGTTCGAGTTCCTGACCGGGCGCTACCGACAGCCCATCGATGAACGCCGCATTTTCCTGTTCCTCGACCTCTGCGATTCGACCGCCATCGCCGAGGGTCTCGGCTCGGTCGGTTACCACGCCTTTTTGCGGGATTTCATCGAGACGCTCGAGCACCCCATCGCACAGCACGGGGGTGAAATTTACCAGTATGTCGGCGATGAGATCGTCGCGACCTGGCCGGTGGGCACACCCGAGGCAAACGCTCGGGTGATCCACTGCCACGTGGCGATGGAAGCGGCGATCGAGCAGCGGCGCACCGAGTTCGCGTCACAGCACGGCCATGTGCCCGCCTTCCGAAGCGGCGTGCACTGCGGTGATGTCGTCGCCGGTGAAATCGGTGAGCGCCGCCGCCAGATCGTGTTCGTCGGCGACGTGGTCAACACCGCGGCGCGGGTCGAAGGCGTGGCGCGCGAGCGCGGCGCCCGCCTGCTGGTGTCGGACACCCTGCTCGCGCTGACCGCGCTGCCACCCACCGTGACCGCCCGCTCGATCGGGCCCATCCGGCTCAAGGGCAAGACCGAGGCCCTGGAACTGTTCGAATTGGGTTACCCGACGGCACACTCTGCCACCGGGTGAGGCGTCGCCCGCAGCAAAGCGCAAAACGGCATTGAGTCTGTCGCTCAGCGCGCTAAGCTAGGGCCGTCGTGCTGCCCCACACGCACCCGGTCAACGGACTTTTGGACAGACCCATGCAGGACCCCCCACGCAGCCCCTTGCTGCAGCCGGCGCAATTGCGCGGCCGCAAGGAACGCGAGCTTCAGTGCTGTATCGATGTGCTGCGTGCGCGGCACGGGCAACGCACGTTTGCCGTGGTGCGCAACGCCGTCGAGCTTGCTGAGCTACCCTTATCGCCCGAATCAAGACCTGAGAAGCAAGTGTGAGAACTACGACCCCATATCTTCACCAAGATAACGAACTGCAAAGGTCAACACGTATTATTAAAAGCCTACACTCT
It encodes:
- a CDS encoding adenylate/guanylate cyclase domain-containing protein, which produces MNADTDTAAVRRRATLIAVFVAIGTLIGVVYSLLSDGGLSLGAAIGASIAGGIAVFEVGYVHHPRGRWLRRQPLALFIALSAVVWVSVMAFSLQVLPLWLGDSSGARYTDDGTVFVDRLFRADMLFSVAVGLIMTATMRLRSLVGGRLLFEFLTGRYRQPIDERRIFLFLDLCDSTAIAEGLGSVGYHAFLRDFIETLEHPIAQHGGEIYQYVGDEIVATWPVGTPEANARVIHCHVAMEAAIEQRRTEFASQHGHVPAFRSGVHCGDVVAGEIGERRRQIVFVGDVVNTAARVEGVARERGARLLVSDTLLALTALPPTVTARSIGPIRLKGKTEALELFELGYPTAHSATG